A genome region from Crossiella equi includes the following:
- the argS gene encoding arginine--tRNA ligase has product MTPAALADLVRSVAHDVLAARGLDTAVLPAAVTVERPRNPDHGDYATNLALQIGKRVGVAPRELAEELAKALATQPGIAGTEIAGPGFVNLRLAADAQGQLVKDVLVAGAAYGRGESLAGKKINLEFVSANPTGPIHLGGARWAAVGDALGRVLSASGADITREYYINDAGAQIDRFVASLVAAATGKPAPEDGYAGEYIADIASEVTKQFPDVLGLPADERDAKFRELGMELMLAEIRETLHEFHTDFDVYFSEKSLHTSGEVRSALDALQASGHLYKEAGAWWLRSTDYGDDKDRVVMKTNGDPAYIAADIAYFRNKRDRGFDLCIYMLGADHHGYIGRLRATAAAFGDDPNCVEVMIGQMVNLVRDGIPVKMSKRAGTIVTLNDLVDAVGVDSARYALIRSSVDSTLEIDLDLWTKNTNENPVFYVQYAHARLSSLLRNAAELGIAVPDAASIGSDLLGLLEHDKEGKLIRTIGDFPKVIASAAELREPHRIARYLEELASAYHKFYDNCRVLPQGDEEATPLTSARLLLCAATRQALANGLDLLGVSAPERM; this is encoded by the coding sequence GTGACTCCTGCTGCATTGGCTGACCTGGTTCGTTCCGTCGCCCATGACGTGCTTGCCGCGCGCGGGCTGGACACCGCCGTGCTGCCGGCGGCGGTCACCGTCGAACGACCCCGCAACCCCGACCACGGCGACTACGCCACCAACCTCGCCCTCCAGATCGGCAAGCGGGTGGGCGTGGCCCCCCGCGAGCTGGCCGAGGAGCTGGCCAAGGCCCTGGCCACCCAGCCCGGCATCGCCGGAACGGAGATCGCCGGACCCGGCTTCGTGAACCTCCGCCTGGCCGCCGACGCCCAAGGTCAGCTGGTCAAGGACGTGCTGGTCGCGGGCGCGGCCTACGGCCGGGGCGAGAGCCTGGCCGGCAAGAAGATCAACCTCGAGTTCGTCTCGGCGAACCCGACCGGCCCGATCCACCTCGGCGGTGCCCGCTGGGCCGCCGTCGGTGACGCGCTCGGCCGCGTGCTCTCCGCGAGTGGCGCCGACATCACGCGCGAGTACTACATCAACGACGCGGGCGCCCAGATCGACCGCTTCGTCGCCTCCCTGGTCGCGGCCGCCACCGGCAAGCCCGCACCGGAGGACGGCTACGCGGGTGAGTACATCGCCGACATCGCCTCCGAGGTCACCAAGCAGTTCCCGGACGTGCTGGGCCTGCCCGCCGACGAGCGGGACGCCAAGTTCCGCGAGCTGGGCATGGAGCTGATGCTCGCCGAGATCCGGGAGACCCTGCACGAGTTCCACACCGACTTCGACGTCTACTTCAGCGAGAAGTCGCTGCACACCTCCGGCGAGGTGCGCTCCGCGCTGGACGCGCTGCAGGCCTCCGGCCACCTCTACAAGGAGGCAGGCGCCTGGTGGCTGCGGTCCACCGACTACGGCGACGACAAGGACCGCGTCGTCATGAAGACCAACGGTGACCCGGCCTACATCGCCGCGGACATCGCCTACTTCCGCAACAAGCGCGACCGCGGTTTCGACCTGTGCATCTACATGCTCGGCGCCGACCACCACGGCTACATCGGCCGCCTCCGGGCCACCGCCGCCGCCTTTGGGGACGACCCGAACTGCGTCGAGGTGATGATCGGCCAGATGGTCAACCTGGTGCGTGACGGCATCCCGGTCAAGATGAGCAAGCGCGCGGGCACCATCGTCACCCTGAACGACCTGGTCGACGCGGTCGGCGTGGACTCCGCCCGCTACGCCCTCATCCGCTCCTCGGTCGACTCCACCTTGGAGATCGACCTGGACCTGTGGACCAAGAACACCAACGAGAACCCGGTGTTCTACGTCCAGTACGCCCACGCCCGCCTGTCCTCGCTGCTGCGCAACGCCGCCGAGCTGGGCATCGCGGTGCCGGACGCGGCGAGCATCGGCTCCGACCTGCTGGGCCTGCTGGAGCACGACAAGGAAGGCAAGCTGATCCGCACGATCGGCGACTTCCCCAAGGTCATCGCCTCCGCCGCGGAGCTGCGCGAACCGCACCGCATCGCGCGTTACCTGGAGGAGCTGGCCAGCGCCTACCACAAGTTCTACGACAACTGCCGCGTGCTGCCGCAGGGCGACGAGGAAGCCACCCCGCTCACCTCGGCCCGCCTGCTGCTGTGCGCCGCCACGCGCCAGGCCCTGGCCAACGGCCTGGACCTGCTGGGCGTGAGCGCTCCCGAGCGCATGTGA
- a CDS encoding acyl-CoA dehydrogenase family protein — protein sequence MTAVDPARTSEREARQVAEQARETQWRKPSFGKELFLGRLRIDLIDPHPQGDELTRRRGEEFLARLRAFCETSVDGHRIEREARIPDEVFDGLRELGALGMKIDPEYGGLGLSQVYYNKALMLVGSVSPAIGALLSAHQSIGVPQPLKQFGTPEQKRKYLPRCASTDISAFLLTEPDVGSDPARLATTAVPDGEDYVLDGVKLWTTNGVVADLLVVMARVPKSEGRRGGITAFVVEADSPGITVENRNTFMGLRGLENGVTRFHQVRVPAANRIGEEGQGLKIALTTLNTGRLSLPAMCAGAAKWCLKIAREWSAERVQWGRPVGEHEAVSSKIAFIAATAFALEAVLDLSSEMADEERNDIRIEAALAKLYGSEMAWLVADELVQIRGGRGYETAESLAARGEKGIPAEQILRDLRINRIFEGSTEIMHLLIAREAVDAHLSVAGDIIDPDADTGRKVKAAARAGAFYAKWLPTLAVGKGQVPGGYGEFGPLAGHLRYVERASRKLARQTFYAMSRWQGKMERKQAFLGRVVDIGAELFAMSASCVRAKWLDKAAATELADAFCRQSRVRVEELFGRLWTNTDDTDSALARRVLAGEHAWVEEGVLDPSLPGAWLADSAPGASAKEDVHRRPGAPK from the coding sequence ATGACCGCAGTGGATCCAGCCCGAACGAGTGAGCGCGAGGCCCGCCAGGTAGCGGAGCAGGCGCGCGAGACCCAGTGGCGCAAGCCCAGCTTCGGCAAGGAGCTGTTCCTGGGCAGACTACGCATCGACCTCATCGACCCCCACCCGCAGGGCGATGAGCTGACCAGGCGTCGCGGCGAGGAGTTCCTGGCCCGCCTGCGCGCCTTCTGCGAGACCAGCGTGGACGGCCACCGCATCGAGCGGGAGGCCCGCATCCCGGACGAGGTCTTCGACGGCCTCCGCGAGCTGGGCGCGCTCGGCATGAAGATCGACCCGGAGTACGGCGGCCTCGGGCTGTCGCAGGTCTACTACAACAAGGCGCTGATGCTGGTCGGCTCGGTGAGCCCGGCCATCGGCGCGCTGCTGTCCGCGCACCAGTCCATCGGGGTGCCGCAGCCGCTCAAGCAGTTCGGCACGCCGGAGCAGAAGCGGAAGTACCTGCCGCGCTGCGCGAGCACCGACATCAGCGCGTTCCTGCTCACCGAGCCGGACGTGGGCAGCGACCCGGCCCGGCTGGCCACCACCGCGGTGCCCGACGGCGAGGACTACGTGCTGGACGGCGTGAAGCTGTGGACCACCAACGGCGTGGTGGCCGACCTGCTGGTGGTGATGGCGCGGGTGCCCAAGTCCGAGGGGCGCCGAGGCGGGATCACCGCGTTCGTGGTGGAGGCGGACTCGCCGGGCATCACGGTGGAGAACCGCAACACGTTCATGGGCCTGCGCGGCCTGGAGAACGGCGTGACGCGGTTCCACCAGGTCCGGGTGCCCGCCGCGAACCGCATCGGCGAGGAGGGCCAGGGCCTCAAGATCGCGCTCACCACGCTGAACACCGGGCGGCTGTCGCTGCCCGCGATGTGCGCCGGTGCGGCCAAGTGGTGCCTGAAGATCGCCCGCGAGTGGTCGGCCGAGCGCGTGCAGTGGGGCCGTCCGGTCGGTGAGCACGAGGCGGTGTCGTCCAAGATCGCTTTCATCGCGGCGACCGCGTTCGCGCTGGAGGCGGTGCTGGACCTGTCCAGCGAGATGGCCGACGAGGAGCGCAACGACATCCGCATCGAGGCGGCGCTGGCCAAGCTGTACGGCTCGGAGATGGCCTGGCTGGTGGCGGACGAACTGGTGCAGATCCGGGGCGGCCGGGGCTACGAGACGGCCGAGTCGCTGGCCGCGCGCGGCGAGAAGGGCATCCCGGCCGAGCAGATCCTGCGGGACCTGCGCATCAACCGGATCTTCGAGGGCTCGACGGAGATCATGCACCTGCTGATCGCCCGCGAGGCCGTGGACGCGCACCTGTCGGTGGCCGGGGACATCATCGACCCGGACGCCGACACCGGGCGCAAGGTCAAGGCGGCGGCACGGGCGGGCGCCTTCTACGCGAAGTGGCTGCCGACGCTGGCGGTCGGCAAGGGCCAGGTCCCTGGCGGTTACGGCGAGTTCGGCCCGCTGGCCGGGCACCTGCGGTACGTGGAGCGGGCCAGCCGCAAGCTGGCGCGGCAGACCTTCTACGCGATGTCGCGCTGGCAGGGGAAGATGGAGCGCAAGCAGGCGTTCCTGGGCCGTGTGGTGGACATCGGCGCGGAGCTGTTCGCGATGAGCGCCAGCTGCGTGCGGGCCAAGTGGCTGGACAAGGCCGCCGCCACCGAGCTGGCCGACGCCTTCTGCCGCCAGTCCCGGGTCCGGGTCGAGGAGCTGTTCGGGCGGCTGTGGACCAACACCGACGACACCGACTCGGCCCTGGCCCGCCGGGTGCTGGCGGGCGAGCACGCCTGGGTGGAGGAGGGCGTGCTGGACCCCTCGCTGCCGGGCGCCTGGCTCGCGGACTCCGCACCGGGCGCGTCGGCCAAGGAGGACGTGCACCGGCGTCCGGGGGCCCCGAAGTAG
- the thrC gene encoding threonine synthase: protein MTTFAGSSVRPGWPGIINAYPDRIKVPEGAEIITLHEGGTPLLPAPHLSELTGSQVYLKIEGANPTGSFKDRGMTVAMTYAKAEGSKAVICASTGNTSASAAAYAARAGLTSAVLVPQGKIALGKLAQAVAYGARILQVDGNFDDCLELARKTASEHPVYLVNSVNKVRIEGQKSASFEICDVLGRAPDVHCLPVGNAGNITGYWKGYREYAADAVIPATPRMFGFQAEGAAPLVLGHPVPNPETIATAIRIGSPASWTEAVEAKNESDGLFHALSDELILAAYRLLATREGVFVEPASAASVAGLLVTAQDGRLPKGSVVVCTVTGHGLKDPDTALQGVTQPEALPVDPGAIAAALELG from the coding sequence GTGACCACCTTCGCAGGCTCGTCGGTCCGGCCCGGGTGGCCGGGCATCATCAACGCCTACCCGGACCGGATCAAGGTGCCCGAGGGCGCCGAGATCATCACCCTGCACGAGGGCGGCACCCCGCTGCTGCCCGCGCCGCACCTGTCCGAGCTCACCGGCAGCCAGGTGTACCTCAAGATCGAGGGCGCCAACCCGACCGGCTCGTTCAAGGACCGCGGCATGACCGTGGCCATGACCTACGCCAAGGCCGAGGGCAGCAAGGCGGTGATCTGCGCCTCCACCGGCAACACTTCGGCCAGCGCCGCCGCCTATGCCGCCCGCGCGGGCCTGACCAGCGCGGTCCTGGTGCCGCAGGGCAAGATCGCGTTGGGCAAGCTGGCCCAGGCGGTGGCCTACGGCGCGCGCATCCTCCAGGTCGACGGCAACTTCGACGACTGCCTGGAGCTGGCCCGCAAGACCGCCTCCGAGCACCCGGTCTACCTGGTGAACTCGGTGAACAAGGTGCGCATCGAGGGCCAGAAGTCGGCGTCGTTCGAGATCTGCGACGTGCTGGGCCGCGCGCCGGACGTGCACTGCCTGCCGGTGGGCAACGCAGGCAACATCACCGGCTACTGGAAGGGCTACCGGGAGTACGCCGCGGACGCGGTCATCCCGGCCACCCCGCGCATGTTCGGCTTCCAGGCCGAGGGCGCGGCGCCGCTGGTGCTCGGCCACCCGGTGCCCAACCCGGAGACCATCGCCACCGCGATCCGCATCGGCAGCCCGGCCTCCTGGACCGAGGCGGTCGAGGCGAAGAACGAGTCGGACGGCCTGTTCCACGCCCTGTCCGACGAGCTGATCCTGGCCGCGTACCGCCTGCTGGCCACCCGCGAGGGCGTGTTCGTGGAACCGGCCTCGGCCGCCAGCGTGGCGGGCCTGCTGGTCACCGCGCAGGACGGCCGCCTGCCGAAGGGCTCCGTGGTCGTCTGCACGGTCACCGGCCACGGCCTCAAGGACCCGGACACGGCCCTGCAGGGCGTGACCCAGCCGGAGGCCCTGCCGGTGGACCCGGGCGCGATCGCGGCCGCACTCGAACTGGGCTGA
- a CDS encoding DUF305 domain-containing protein, with translation MAEDQRAAAGDAEPGKDPGPDPVATPEDVVEPARPDHDEEAEPEHRPASPAMRVVIATVAVLAVLMLGAAGGLLIDLPGRGTSDAAPAADSVDVGFAQDMSVHHLQAVEMSAMASDRSQDKLIRELAFDIESTQLEQVGRMKGWLSLWGRPEQTPTGKYMEWMKDAPAAHGHVPPKPGESPGIYTMPGMATQEEMSKLRRLTGVEFEVFFLQLMRRHHIGGVEMATYGRNNAKLDVVRNLAKNILEAQHAELDLLDKRLAERNAEPLPNN, from the coding sequence GTGGCTGAGGACCAGCGCGCCGCGGCCGGGGACGCCGAGCCCGGGAAGGACCCCGGGCCGGACCCCGTCGCGACGCCGGAGGACGTGGTCGAACCGGCTCGGCCGGACCATGACGAGGAGGCCGAGCCGGAGCACCGCCCGGCCTCGCCCGCGATGCGCGTGGTCATCGCCACGGTGGCCGTGCTCGCCGTGCTCATGCTGGGCGCCGCGGGCGGCCTGCTCATCGACCTGCCCGGTCGCGGCACCTCCGACGCCGCGCCCGCCGCGGACTCGGTGGACGTCGGGTTCGCCCAGGACATGTCCGTGCACCACCTGCAGGCCGTCGAGATGTCCGCGATGGCCAGCGACCGCAGCCAGGACAAGCTCATCCGCGAGCTGGCCTTCGACATCGAGAGCACGCAGCTCGAGCAGGTCGGGCGGATGAAGGGCTGGCTGAGCCTGTGGGGCCGCCCGGAGCAGACGCCGACCGGCAAGTACATGGAATGGATGAAGGACGCGCCCGCCGCGCACGGCCACGTGCCGCCCAAGCCCGGCGAGTCCCCCGGCATCTACACCATGCCGGGCATGGCCACGCAGGAGGAGATGTCGAAGCTGCGCCGGTTGACCGGCGTGGAGTTCGAGGTGTTCTTCCTGCAGCTCATGCGGCGGCACCACATCGGCGGCGTCGAGATGGCCACCTACGGCCGCAACAACGCCAAGCTGGACGTGGTCCGCAACCTGGCGAAGAACATCCTGGAGGCCCAGCACGCGGAGCTGGACCTGCTGGACAAGCGGCTGGCCGAGCGCAACGCGGAGCCCCTGCCGAACAACTGA
- a CDS encoding DUF3558 family protein: MARPSAHLPVLACAVALTACTTSPTTTASPSPFIAEVPAPATLLKDWARVPTPKTVDKGFRLAPCDALTSKDRQELDLAAPPVPSVPGAQPGCTWRNRTTGAEVTLELDPLSLAQRYDTRPPNLTPRNGYPSLEEPSGQGCHLRIGVSLTEALSVTARPCHLAAQVAERVTGKLPAGT; this comes from the coding sequence ATGGCTCGTCCCAGCGCCCACTTACCCGTGCTCGCCTGCGCCGTGGCCCTCACGGCGTGCACAACGAGCCCCACCACCACCGCGTCCCCCTCCCCGTTCATCGCGGAGGTCCCGGCCCCGGCCACCCTGCTGAAGGACTGGGCCAGGGTTCCCACCCCGAAGACAGTCGACAAGGGCTTCCGCCTGGCCCCGTGCGATGCCCTGACCAGCAAGGACCGTCAAGAACTGGACCTGGCGGCCCCACCGGTCCCCTCCGTCCCGGGCGCCCAGCCGGGCTGCACCTGGCGCAACCGCACCACGGGCGCCGAGGTCACCCTGGAACTCGACCCCCTCTCCCTGGCCCAGCGCTACGACACGCGCCCCCCGAACCTGACCCCCCGCAACGGCTACCCCTCCCTCGAGGAACCCTCCGGCCAGGGCTGCCACCTCCGCATCGGCGTCTCCCTCACCGAGGCCCTCTCGGTCACCGCCCGGCCCTGCCACCTCGCCGCGCAGGTCGCGGAGCGGGTCACCGGGAAGCTGCCCGCCGGAACGTGA
- a CDS encoding homoserine dehydrogenase produces MTNSGEPIKVALLGCGTVGTEVVRLLREQSADLAARIGAPVELVGIAVRRPHKHTDVPAELLTTDATALVEGEADVIVEVIGGIDPVRGLLTTALKSGKSVVTANKALLAEHGGELFTAADASGADLYFEAAVAGAIPLLRPLRESLAGDRITRVMGIVNGTTNYILSAMDATGSGYGETLEEAARLGYAEADPTADVDGFDAAAKAAILASLSFHTRVTASDVHREGIAAVTASDIAAARQLGRVVKLLAICERVTSEDGSEAVSVRVHPAMIPRTHQLASVNGAFNAVFVEAEAAGQLMFYGPGAGGAPTASAVLGDLVAVARNKVLGGRGPRESAYADLPVRPMGETQTAYHISLDVDDQPGVLTQVAAMFAEHGVSIAAVRQEGREGDDRAASLVVVTHMAPDEALRSTVEKIAGLPIVREVAAVMRVEGEQL; encoded by the coding sequence GTGACCAACAGCGGAGAGCCGATCAAAGTCGCGCTGCTCGGGTGCGGGACTGTCGGCACGGAGGTCGTGCGGCTGCTGCGTGAGCAGTCCGCCGACCTGGCCGCCCGCATCGGCGCCCCGGTGGAGCTGGTGGGGATCGCCGTCCGCCGCCCGCACAAGCACACCGACGTGCCCGCCGAGCTGCTGACCACCGACGCGACCGCGCTGGTGGAGGGTGAGGCGGACGTCATCGTCGAGGTGATCGGCGGCATCGACCCGGTGCGCGGCCTGCTCACCACGGCGCTGAAGTCCGGCAAGTCCGTGGTCACCGCGAACAAGGCGCTGCTGGCCGAGCACGGCGGGGAGCTGTTCACCGCCGCCGACGCCTCCGGTGCCGACCTGTACTTCGAGGCCGCGGTGGCCGGGGCGATCCCGCTGCTGCGCCCGCTGCGCGAGTCGCTGGCCGGTGACCGCATCACCCGCGTGATGGGCATCGTCAACGGCACCACGAACTACATCCTGTCCGCGATGGACGCCACCGGGTCCGGCTACGGCGAGACCCTGGAGGAGGCCGCGCGGCTGGGCTACGCCGAGGCCGACCCGACCGCCGACGTGGACGGCTTCGACGCCGCCGCCAAGGCCGCGATCCTGGCCTCGCTGTCCTTCCACACCCGGGTCACCGCCTCCGACGTGCACCGCGAGGGCATCGCCGCGGTCACCGCCTCGGACATCGCCGCCGCCCGCCAGCTCGGGCGCGTGGTGAAGCTGCTGGCCATCTGCGAGCGCGTGACCAGCGAGGACGGCAGCGAGGCCGTCTCCGTGCGCGTGCACCCGGCGATGATCCCCCGCACGCACCAGCTGGCCAGCGTGAACGGCGCGTTCAACGCGGTGTTCGTGGAGGCCGAGGCGGCCGGTCAGCTCATGTTCTACGGCCCCGGCGCCGGTGGCGCGCCCACCGCGAGCGCGGTCCTCGGCGACCTCGTCGCGGTGGCCCGGAACAAGGTGCTCGGCGGGCGCGGGCCGCGCGAGTCCGCCTACGCCGACCTGCCGGTGCGGCCCATGGGCGAGACCCAGACGGCCTACCACATCAGCCTCGACGTGGACGACCAGCCGGGTGTGCTCACCCAGGTCGCCGCGATGTTCGCCGAGCACGGCGTCAGCATCGCCGCCGTGCGCCAGGAGGGCCGCGAGGGCGACGACCGCGCCGCGAGCCTCGTCGTGGTCACCCACATGGCGCCGGACGAGGCGCTGCGGTCGACCGTGGAGAAGATCGCCGGGCTGCCCATCGTCCGTGAGGTGGCCGCCGTGATGCGGGTTGAGGGAGAGCAGCTGTGA
- the lysA gene encoding diaminopimelate decarboxylase, which produces MRAHPAGPRHADVIVPATAGPRPSTADELSQLHDAVWPRGAKREADGAVRLAGVDVRELAQTYGTPLFVMDEADFRARCAEHAEAFGDPTLVHYASKAFLSVEIARWVAQEGLSLDICSGGELAVALRADFPAERITFHGNNKSVAELRAAVSARVGTVVVDSFHEIARLDQVAREAGIVQSVLVRVTVGVEAHTHEFIATAHEDQKFGFSLAGGDAAEAVRRVLNCEGLRLVGLHSHIGSQIFEADGFEIAAHRVIGLLADLYSEHGSDALASLSTVDLGGGLGIAYTPEDNPPPPAKLAEALRAIVARECELAGVPVPKVAVEPGRAIVGPGTVTLYEVGTIKDVAVTGGSRRRYVSVDGGMSDNIRTALYDAVYDCRLVSRETESEAVLSRLVGKHCESGDVVVRDCWLPEDIAPGDLVAVAATGAYCYVMASSYNRLPRPAVVAVRDGEHRLVLRRETEDDLLRLEVL; this is translated from the coding sequence GTGAGGGCACATCCCGCCGGTCCCAGGCACGCTGACGTCATCGTTCCCGCCACCGCTGGTCCCCGTCCGTCCACTGCGGACGAGCTGTCCCAGCTGCACGACGCGGTCTGGCCCCGGGGTGCGAAACGAGAGGCGGACGGCGCCGTCCGCCTGGCGGGCGTCGACGTGCGCGAGCTGGCGCAGACCTACGGCACGCCGCTGTTCGTGATGGACGAGGCCGACTTCCGCGCGCGCTGCGCCGAGCACGCCGAGGCCTTCGGCGACCCCACGCTCGTGCACTACGCGTCCAAGGCGTTCCTGTCCGTGGAGATCGCGCGCTGGGTGGCCCAGGAGGGCCTGAGCCTGGACATCTGCTCTGGCGGCGAGCTGGCCGTCGCGCTGCGCGCCGACTTCCCCGCCGAGCGCATCACCTTCCACGGCAACAACAAGTCCGTCGCCGAGCTGCGCGCCGCGGTCAGCGCCCGCGTGGGCACCGTGGTGGTCGACTCCTTCCACGAGATCGCCCGCCTGGACCAGGTCGCCCGCGAGGCCGGGATCGTCCAGTCCGTGCTGGTCCGCGTCACCGTGGGTGTCGAGGCGCACACGCACGAGTTCATCGCCACCGCGCACGAGGACCAGAAGTTCGGCTTCTCCCTGGCCGGGGGCGACGCCGCCGAGGCGGTGCGCCGGGTGCTCAACTGCGAGGGCCTGCGCCTGGTCGGCCTGCACAGCCACATCGGCTCGCAGATCTTCGAGGCGGACGGTTTCGAGATCGCCGCGCACCGCGTGATCGGCCTGCTCGCGGACCTGTACTCCGAACACGGCTCGGACGCGCTCGCCTCGCTGTCCACTGTGGACCTCGGTGGCGGCCTCGGCATCGCCTACACCCCGGAGGACAACCCGCCGCCCCCGGCCAAGCTGGCCGAGGCGCTGCGCGCGATCGTCGCCCGCGAGTGCGAGCTGGCCGGGGTGCCGGTGCCGAAGGTGGCCGTCGAGCCCGGCCGGGCCATCGTCGGCCCCGGCACGGTGACCCTCTACGAGGTGGGCACCATCAAAGACGTTGCTGTGACCGGTGGATCGCGCCGCCGGTATGTCAGCGTTGACGGCGGCATGAGCGACAACATCCGCACCGCGCTCTACGACGCGGTCTACGACTGCCGGCTGGTCTCCCGGGAGACCGAGTCGGAGGCAGTGCTGTCCAGGCTCGTGGGCAAGCACTGCGAGTCCGGCGACGTGGTGGTGCGGGACTGCTGGCTGCCCGAGGACATCGCCCCGGGCGACCTCGTCGCGGTCGCCGCGACGGGGGCCTACTGCTACGTGATGGCGAGCAGTTACAACCGGCTGCCCCGGCCCGCGGTGGTCGCCGTGCGCGACGGCGAGCACCGGCTGGTGCTGCGCCGGGAGACCGAGGACGACCTGCTGCGCCTGGAGGTGCTGTGA
- a CDS encoding DUF3105 domain-containing protein → MVSGKNSRGARASSRVPVSINKPKPWGTIAAVLAVVVFAGGVFGWAYLQNAEQAEKQAALAEYTPSETNKDPSEKISGVIKGKYDAGKHVDATQRVAYDHYPPIGGPHDSVWATCTGVVYPNPVRNENMVHSLEHGAVWLAYNPDQIKGADLDKLKVRAQGQQFTMLSPYPGLDKPISLQAWGRQLKLDSADDPRIDQFVSALRRNQYNYPEVGATCATNAFDPDNAPPFVAEKPGPDAVPMDGGKQATDEQPGGTGQPGGQPGGQGTGQPGGQPGSGQPGGQGGQPNPPAGG, encoded by the coding sequence ATGGTCAGCGGTAAGAACAGCAGAGGTGCACGCGCCAGCTCGCGTGTTCCGGTCTCCATCAACAAGCCCAAGCCGTGGGGCACGATCGCCGCCGTGCTCGCGGTCGTCGTCTTCGCGGGCGGGGTGTTCGGCTGGGCCTACCTCCAGAACGCCGAACAGGCGGAGAAGCAGGCGGCCCTGGCCGAGTACACGCCGTCGGAGACCAACAAGGACCCGTCAGAGAAGATCTCGGGCGTCATCAAGGGCAAGTACGACGCGGGCAAGCACGTCGACGCCACCCAGCGCGTGGCCTACGACCACTACCCGCCCATCGGCGGCCCGCACGACAGCGTCTGGGCCACCTGCACCGGCGTGGTGTACCCGAACCCCGTGCGCAACGAGAACATGGTCCACTCCCTGGAGCACGGCGCGGTCTGGCTGGCGTACAACCCGGACCAGATCAAGGGCGCTGACCTGGACAAGCTCAAGGTGCGCGCGCAGGGCCAGCAGTTCACCATGCTGTCCCCGTACCCGGGCCTGGACAAGCCGATCTCGCTGCAGGCCTGGGGCCGCCAGCTGAAGCTGGACAGCGCCGACGACCCGCGCATCGACCAGTTCGTCTCCGCGCTGCGCCGCAACCAGTACAACTACCCCGAGGTCGGCGCGACCTGCGCGACCAACGCCTTCGACCCGGACAACGCGCCGCCGTTCGTGGCGGAGAAGCCGGGCCCGGACGCGGTGCCGATGGACGGCGGCAAGCAGGCCACCGACGAGCAGCCGGGCGGCACCGGTCAGCCGGGCGGCCAGCCCGGTGGCCAGGGCACCGGTCAGCCGGGCGGCCAGCCGGGTTCGGGCCAGCCGGGCGGCCAGGGTGGCCAGCCCAACCCGCCCGCCGGTGGCTGA
- a CDS encoding DUF3558 family protein gives MTLRRWLFGTTLITAALVTTACGGGAETPPPSTPTTSAAAPGEWAKVKVQPKTVDIGFRTKPCDSLTQAERTELKLPSPPVPKESPVGCTFANKSTNPAEKLEVEVVLSELTLVQKFGPTAPEPKSGLIVGSVSGFPAISSLLDKEQRVCMVFVAVSATETLHATHSASLTPGSPVPNKDACGYTRGLLEKVIAKLPAGT, from the coding sequence GTGACGCTGCGACGCTGGCTGTTCGGAACGACGTTGATCACCGCTGCCCTCGTGACCACCGCCTGTGGCGGCGGCGCGGAGACCCCGCCCCCCTCGACCCCGACCACCTCGGCCGCCGCGCCGGGTGAGTGGGCGAAGGTGAAGGTCCAGCCCAAGACGGTGGACATCGGCTTCCGCACCAAGCCCTGCGACTCGCTGACCCAGGCCGAACGCACCGAGCTGAAGCTGCCCTCGCCGCCAGTCCCGAAGGAATCGCCGGTGGGCTGCACGTTCGCGAACAAGAGCACCAATCCGGCCGAGAAGCTCGAGGTCGAGGTCGTGCTGTCGGAGTTGACCCTGGTCCAGAAGTTCGGCCCGACCGCCCCGGAGCCGAAGTCCGGTCTGATCGTGGGCAGTGTCTCCGGCTTCCCCGCGATCAGCTCGCTGCTGGACAAGGAGCAGCGGGTCTGCATGGTCTTCGTGGCGGTCTCGGCCACCGAGACCCTGCACGCGACGCACTCGGCCTCGTTGACACCCGGCAGCCCGGTGCCGAACAAGGACGCCTGCGGCTACACCCGGGGACTGCTCGAGAAGGTCATCGCCAAGCTGCCCGCAGGGACCTGA